One genomic segment of Occultella kanbiaonis includes these proteins:
- a CDS encoding DUF58 domain-containing protein, translating to MRLTGRGWAVLGSTAALLGFGLWARYPGLVGLGAVLAVALVCALVTVLVPAPLRIRRRVRPPRVARLEECSATVEVTNASTWLAQSVTGHDLVGGRRTPFVLPRMPPGATVSTDVPIPTAHRGVIDFGPLTLHRFSFLDLIEVGQEHGDSAAVLVEPRILDALGLPAGARRGHIGADERIAHGGTDLVGLREYVAGDDLRRLHWATSARLATLMVREDADPSAPHLTVLLDDRAGSYAGSHDGEDFEEAVDVAASLLAAAAGVESPARIVTIGAGLDEQLPAPAPATGPAGLDPHVLGALARLEASDGEQGSGLFAGSPDVLAVITGPNSDLGDLLLTASGAPSGVVLVVDPQPEALVSAQQGVLVLRGPRAEELVHGWRTAVAR from the coding sequence ATGAGGCTGACCGGTCGCGGTTGGGCCGTTCTCGGCTCGACGGCGGCGCTGCTCGGGTTCGGGCTGTGGGCCCGGTATCCGGGTCTCGTGGGGCTCGGTGCGGTCCTCGCCGTCGCGCTGGTGTGTGCGCTCGTGACCGTGCTGGTGCCCGCGCCGTTGCGGATCCGGCGCCGGGTGCGCCCGCCGCGGGTGGCCCGCCTCGAGGAGTGCTCGGCGACGGTCGAGGTCACGAACGCGTCCACGTGGCTGGCCCAGTCCGTCACGGGGCACGACCTGGTCGGCGGGCGACGCACCCCGTTCGTCCTTCCCCGGATGCCGCCCGGCGCGACGGTGAGCACGGACGTGCCGATCCCGACCGCCCACCGCGGCGTGATCGACTTCGGTCCGCTGACCCTGCACCGGTTCTCGTTCCTTGACCTGATCGAGGTCGGTCAGGAGCACGGGGACAGCGCCGCGGTGCTCGTGGAGCCGCGGATCCTGGACGCGCTGGGGCTCCCGGCCGGCGCCCGCCGCGGCCACATCGGCGCGGACGAGCGGATCGCCCACGGTGGCACGGACCTCGTGGGGCTGCGCGAGTACGTGGCCGGTGACGACCTGCGCCGGCTGCACTGGGCGACCAGTGCCCGCCTGGCCACCCTCATGGTCCGCGAGGACGCCGACCCGTCGGCTCCGCACCTGACCGTGCTCCTCGACGACCGGGCCGGTTCGTATGCCGGCTCCCACGACGGCGAGGATTTCGAGGAGGCCGTCGACGTCGCCGCGAGCCTGCTCGCCGCGGCCGCCGGGGTCGAGAGCCCGGCCCGCATCGTCACGATCGGCGCCGGCCTCGACGAGCAGCTCCCGGCACCGGCGCCCGCGACAGGTCCGGCCGGCCTCGACCCGCACGTGCTCGGCGCCCTCGCCCGGCTCGAAGCGAGCGACGGCGAGCAGGGCTCCGGTCTGTTCGCCGGCTCCCCGGACGTGCTCGCCGTGATCACCGGCCCGAACAGCGACCTGGGCGACCTTCTCCTCACGGCGTCCGGGGCGCCGTCGGGCGTGGTGCTCGTCGTGGACCCGCAGCCCGAGGCGCTCGTCTCCGCCCAGCAGGGCGTGCTGGTGCTGCGCGGCCCGCGCGCCGAGGAACTCGTGCATGGCTGGCGGACGGCGGTGGCCCGATGA
- a CDS encoding transglutaminase-like domain-containing protein: MSRFAAAAWSALVVALSTLPLAAGYSSPVAIGVLIGCAIVPFGVAALGRVAKIGRGWVAVAGTVLAVSAALILLDGVDTESQPVPGWRASPALSVLGPLIDSVPRLLTAPRPAPADVGYLVPTALLVWIVALGVAVVAVGRARATAAPLVGAVALQVAGALLTAGRGDPSGAVALATAVVLLLGWVLLPSQARASARVGGEIPTETESTSSPTVASGLEKPAAPARRGLLVPAVAALILASFALTAAAVPTVRSFEPRALVPPPELPLAATNPIPALSLWNSRPNTPLLSVSPDGANLPERLTIAALPDFDGAAWTIDARLRAVGVVDEPDLDPGTRQREVAYVLTDSALGGVWVPSAGMAQSVAGADVLMDTDTGVLVAPEGLGADPVTIRGLLDAPTDTEIGRAGTPMAEVATRYLELPRIPASLREESAALIQGTTSRWEQAVAIAEGVRGERTLDVGAPSGSSYGRIQEFLFLPAADGGQVGTSEQFAASFAVLARAAGLPTRLMIGFDLTDAVAGADGSVTVTGDDARMWAEVYFARAGWVALDPSPATSTDTGDLPEPPAGDDQPDQPEDVGAEDDQDADVNVAEPGDDADGQTGMNVVTGLTLLAGLALLGVFAVAGLAIARAVRRRRWRAAGAVGAWAQVLDAAVLAGRPVPSSSAAPDAARALADATGTGRSAPDRTPGRPASAAPEGRGTTALMLAERAERAAFGPEPRAGASTAVGQSAPAGAPSVATSDWELAIAVERDLRARAGAWRRAVWWVSPAVLRGRRAER; the protein is encoded by the coding sequence ATGAGCAGGTTCGCGGCCGCGGCCTGGTCGGCGCTCGTGGTGGCGCTGTCCACCCTCCCGCTCGCCGCCGGGTACTCCTCGCCGGTCGCGATCGGCGTGCTGATCGGCTGTGCGATCGTCCCGTTCGGCGTCGCGGCCCTTGGCCGGGTCGCCAAGATCGGCCGCGGCTGGGTGGCCGTCGCCGGCACCGTGCTCGCGGTGAGCGCCGCCCTGATCCTGCTCGACGGCGTCGACACCGAGTCCCAGCCGGTTCCCGGCTGGCGCGCCAGCCCGGCGCTGAGCGTGCTCGGCCCACTGATCGACTCGGTCCCGCGGCTGCTCACCGCGCCACGACCGGCACCGGCGGACGTCGGCTACCTGGTGCCGACCGCGCTGCTCGTCTGGATCGTCGCGCTCGGCGTGGCCGTGGTGGCCGTCGGGCGTGCCCGTGCCACCGCGGCCCCGCTCGTCGGTGCCGTGGCCCTGCAGGTGGCGGGTGCCCTGCTCACCGCCGGGCGCGGGGACCCCAGCGGCGCGGTCGCCCTGGCCACCGCGGTCGTGCTGCTGCTCGGCTGGGTGCTGCTACCCTCGCAGGCGCGGGCCTCGGCCCGGGTCGGCGGCGAGATTCCCACGGAAACAGAGTCGACCTCGTCGCCGACGGTGGCGAGCGGGCTCGAGAAACCTGCGGCACCCGCGCGCCGTGGCCTGCTGGTGCCCGCGGTCGCCGCCCTGATCCTCGCGTCGTTCGCGCTCACCGCGGCGGCGGTACCCACCGTGCGGTCCTTCGAGCCGCGCGCGCTGGTGCCGCCGCCGGAACTCCCGCTGGCCGCGACGAACCCGATCCCCGCCCTGTCCCTGTGGAACTCCCGGCCGAACACCCCGCTGCTGAGCGTGAGCCCGGACGGCGCGAACCTCCCGGAGCGGCTCACGATCGCCGCGCTGCCCGATTTCGACGGCGCAGCCTGGACGATCGACGCCCGCCTGCGTGCCGTAGGGGTCGTCGACGAGCCCGACCTGGACCCCGGCACCCGGCAGCGGGAGGTCGCCTACGTGCTCACCGACTCCGCGCTCGGTGGCGTGTGGGTGCCGTCCGCCGGGATGGCGCAGTCAGTGGCCGGCGCCGACGTGCTGATGGACACCGATACCGGCGTGCTCGTGGCACCCGAGGGCCTCGGCGCCGACCCGGTGACGATCCGCGGACTCCTCGACGCACCAACGGACACCGAGATCGGCCGGGCCGGGACGCCGATGGCAGAGGTCGCCACCCGGTACCTCGAGCTGCCCCGGATCCCCGCGTCGCTGCGTGAGGAGTCGGCCGCGCTGATCCAGGGCACGACCTCCCGCTGGGAGCAGGCGGTCGCGATCGCCGAGGGTGTTCGGGGGGAACGGACCCTGGACGTGGGGGCACCGTCGGGATCGTCCTACGGGCGCATCCAGGAGTTCCTCTTCCTGCCGGCGGCCGACGGCGGCCAGGTCGGCACCTCCGAGCAGTTCGCCGCGTCCTTCGCAGTGCTCGCCCGGGCCGCGGGCCTGCCCACCCGCCTGATGATCGGGTTCGACCTCACGGACGCGGTGGCCGGCGCCGACGGTTCCGTGACGGTGACCGGCGACGATGCGCGCATGTGGGCCGAGGTCTACTTCGCGCGCGCCGGCTGGGTGGCCCTCGACCCGAGCCCGGCCACCAGCACCGACACCGGCGACCTCCCGGAACCGCCGGCCGGCGACGACCAGCCCGATCAGCCTGAGGACGTGGGCGCCGAGGACGACCAGGACGCCGACGTGAACGTGGCCGAGCCCGGTGACGACGCCGACGGCCAGACCGGAATGAACGTCGTCACCGGCCTGACCCTGCTCGCCGGGCTGGCCCTGCTCGGGGTGTTCGCCGTGGCGGGGCTGGCCATCGCCCGGGCGGTGCGCCGGCGCCGGTGGCGGGCCGCCGGAGCCGTGGGTGCCTGGGCGCAGGTGCTCGACGCCGCCGTGCTCGCCGGCCGGCCGGTGCCATCCTCGAGCGCAGCGCCCGACGCGGCTCGCGCGCTGGCCGACGCGACCGGGACCGGACGCTCCGCGCCGGACCGGACCCCGGGACGTCCGGCCTCGGCGGCCCCGGAGGGCCGGGGCACGACCGCGCTGATGCTGGCCGAGCGCGCCGAGCGAGCCGCGTTCGGACCGGAGCCGCGCGCGGGGGCGAGCACCGCCGTCGGGCAGTCGGCCCCAGCCGGAGCACCATCGGTGGCGACGTCCGACTGGGAGCTGGCCATCGCCGTCGAGCGTGACCTGCGCGCGCGCGCCGGCGCGTGGCGGCGCGCGGTGTGGTGGGTCTCGCCGGCGGTACTGAGAGGCCGCAGGGCCGAGCGGTGA
- a CDS encoding GNAT family N-acetyltransferase, whose translation MTRLSAPSVPADPTSKERLAARGLDYRTVDTADRDAFLNAMQAVTRGFLGPEITGAAVAEESEPTEGRRYLGIFDEAIAQPQVPVATIDSWVTPLSVPGGELDMWAISGVTVAGTHRGRGIARAMLEGELRAAADAGLAIAGLTVTETTLYGRYGFGAAVPMSTWTIDTRRAGWAGPDVAGRVEFVSREQLASDLGQVHERVRTRRGGEIAAWPRRWQQAAGLSTSVKDGDHVRGVRYVDADGEVRGALAYRVIENEREFTQSRLNIGVLVTETPDAAAALWGYALQHALVAEVTASLRPTDDPVRWLVRDERGAVQTIRDHGWLRILDLPQALRARTYSAAADVTVEVTDPLGLTSGTWRVRTALDGGADVSRVSPGESAAPAESGATGALAQSRATGVADVRLGIAELSAAYLGGTPLTGLLAAGRIAGDTAAVAALDAALRPAQPPTLSIWY comes from the coding sequence GTGACCCGACTCAGCGCACCCAGCGTCCCGGCCGACCCGACCTCGAAGGAGCGCCTCGCCGCCCGAGGTCTCGACTACCGCACCGTCGACACAGCCGACCGCGACGCGTTCCTGAACGCGATGCAGGCCGTCACGCGCGGGTTCCTCGGACCGGAGATCACCGGCGCGGCCGTCGCCGAGGAGTCCGAGCCGACCGAGGGCCGGCGCTACCTCGGCATCTTCGATGAGGCCATCGCGCAGCCGCAGGTGCCGGTCGCGACGATCGACTCCTGGGTCACCCCGCTGAGCGTGCCCGGCGGCGAGCTCGACATGTGGGCGATCAGCGGTGTCACCGTCGCCGGCACCCACCGGGGCCGCGGGATCGCACGGGCCATGCTTGAGGGCGAGCTCCGCGCCGCCGCCGACGCCGGGCTCGCCATCGCCGGCCTCACGGTGACCGAGACGACGCTGTACGGGCGGTACGGCTTCGGCGCGGCCGTGCCGATGAGCACGTGGACGATCGATACCCGCCGCGCCGGGTGGGCCGGGCCGGACGTCGCGGGCCGGGTCGAGTTCGTCTCCCGGGAGCAGCTCGCGAGCGACCTCGGACAGGTGCACGAACGGGTGCGCACCCGGCGGGGCGGGGAGATCGCGGCGTGGCCCCGGCGGTGGCAGCAGGCCGCGGGCCTGTCGACTTCGGTGAAGGACGGCGACCACGTCCGCGGCGTTCGCTACGTCGACGCCGACGGTGAGGTCCGCGGCGCCCTCGCCTACCGGGTGATCGAGAACGAGCGCGAGTTCACCCAGTCCCGCCTCAACATCGGCGTCCTCGTCACCGAGACCCCGGACGCGGCCGCCGCACTGTGGGGATACGCGCTGCAGCACGCGCTCGTCGCGGAGGTCACGGCGTCCTTGCGGCCGACCGACGACCCGGTGCGCTGGCTGGTGCGGGACGAGCGCGGCGCGGTCCAGACCATCCGCGACCACGGCTGGCTGCGGATCCTGGACCTTCCGCAGGCGCTCCGGGCGCGGACGTACTCGGCCGCCGCGGACGTGACCGTGGAGGTCACCGACCCGCTCGGGCTGACGAGCGGGACGTGGCGGGTGCGGACCGCACTCGATGGCGGGGCCGACGTGTCGAGAGTGAGCCCGGGGGAGTCGGCCGCTCCGGCCGAGTCAGGTGCGACGGGTGCGTTGGCGCAGTCGCGTGCCACCGGCGTTGCGGACGTGCGCCTCGGCATCGCGGAGCTGTCCGCTGCCTACCTCGGTGGCACGCCCCTGACCGGGCTGCTCGCGGCCGGCCGGATCGCGGGGGATACGGCCGCGGTCGCCGCCCTCGATGCGGCGCTGCGCCCCGCCCAGCCACCGACGCTCAGCATCTGGTACTGA